In Rhodanobacter denitrificans, the sequence CCGCGGCTCCGATCACCCGCCCAGGCGGACCCAGGCGAATGGCACAACCGGCCAAGCTCACGATCTCCGGCTTGCCCATCAGCTTCTTCGGGTAGCTCACCGGCGCCTTGCCCCACCCATCACGGGCGAGGTAAGTCCGATGAACACCCCGAACGCCGCCTTGCGGGTTCTGCAGCAGTGCCACCATGGCCGGGAAGTACCCGGATTCATCGTTCTCGTCGTCCCGATCGTCGTCCCGATAGAACAGCGATGGGAGGAATCGAACCGAATCCCACACTCCCGGCATTTCCCCCGGCACAGGCAGCCCGCGGGATTCCAGGTAACGCCACGCGAGCCTGGCGCGGGCATCCGTCAACGGGATGGCCTTTTGCCAGGTCTCGCGCATCCGCTGTACCAACGCCCGGTCCTGCTCCTCCATTTCGCGAGTGCGAGCCGGAGGTGCAGGCGGCGGTGGCGCGGCGCGGCGATGTTCCGCCTTGCCGTGACTCTGCAGCAAATGCGGTGCCACGATGCTCGCCACATCTTCGAGGACTTGGGGGAACGATCCCCCCGTTGCCCACATCAGGATGCCGAAACCATCGAGCCACTGCCGTTCACCATTGCGCACGAAGGCGTCGCAGGAATTGCAGATGCCCTGCCCACCGTCCGCGGTCTTGTGCAGGCGGAACCCATTGGTCCCGCCGTGCACTGGACAGGCGACGTGCCTGCCCTTCTTGGCGATCGCCGCCCCAAGCGTCGGGGCAAGCGATGCATAGATGTTGTCCCAACGCCCGCGGGCGTAGGACGCCACCTCTCTTGCCTCCAGCTTGAAGTTGCTCACGCGACTCTCCTCATCTTCTTGTGAATGACCCCGAACAACGCCCCGGCCAGTTCGTCCACCGCGTCGATACCGACCGCGCTGGGGAAAAGCCTTTCCACAGCTTGACGGCCACTCCCGATACCGACGCCGATGACCTCGACCCCGGACTGGGCGAACTTGCCGGCCAGCCGCTTGACCATCGGAACATCCTCCGGCTCGCCATCGGTGATCACCACCAACAGCTTGCGCTCCTCTCGGCGTGACACCAGCTGCGAGGCCGCCCAGATCATGGCGCGACCCATCGGTGTGCCACCTGCGGCAGACAAGTCGAAGCGACCGGCCACTCCCCGCGCTGCCTCGTCGAACTCCTTGAGGACTTCGATGGCGGGAAACGCGGCCGCGGCCGCTTTGCAGCCAACGATCTGGCTGATGCCAACGGCCGTTGCCAGCGTCGCCTTCCTGGCGATCTCGATCGGCGTTCCATTCATCGACCCCGACCGATCAAGCAGGATTTGCACCGCCGTGTTCACCTTGCGCGCCACCTCCTTTCGGGCGAAGACGCGCATGTCGCCGGTGAACAACCGGTGGAGCACCCGCCCGTCCAGGCGAGCTCCCTGCCGACGGTAATCGACCTTTGCGCGGGCCTGGGCCTCCATGGCCGCCGCCAGACGAGTGCGCAACTGCTGGGATTGCCCCAACACTTGTTGCAGCTCGCCCTGTCCCTGCGCCCTCCGCTTCGACACTGCCAGCGGATCGGTCACCGGTCGAGCACGAACGCCCTCCTTTGCCAGCTGACGGGCTTCGGCCTCGACACCCTTTCGAGCTTCCTGCTCAAGGGAGGCGCCGAGCACTTTGCCCAAGTCCGTCGGGACGAAGTCGCTGGCCCCGGCACCCAAGGCCTGTGAAAGCGCCTGTCGGTCCGGTCCAGCTTGCGCATCACCCGTCGATCCCTGTGCGTCCGACGACGACGCCGCATCGGCATCGGGGTTGGACCGGGCGCTTTGATCGCCGCCGGCGTCGGGCTGTCCGCCCTGACCGGACGCATCGCCCTCTCTTTGCTGGGGGTCACCGGGTTGCGAGGGATCCGAGGGCTCCTGCGGCTCGTCCTTTGCCGCCTCCTCGACCAGCGTTTTGATCCGGCGTGCCAGAGCCAGTGCATCGGCCGTGGTATCCAGATCGTCCACGCACCCGAGGAGTGCTTCGAGCTTGATGCTCGCCGCCCGCCCTAGCAGCGCCTGCAGCTTCGGCCACCAGATGGCAGCCGCGACATCGCATGGCTGCCCGAGGTACTGGCTGCGCAGCCGGGTCAGAACGCCCATCATCAGCACGTTCTGAGGCTCGGCCGTCTTCGCCATCTCCTCCGTGCCGAAGTCCCCTTCGGCCGCCACCACTCCCACCAGTTTCGAGAGCGATGCGGCCGAGCCGGGATACGTCGCATTGCGCATCGACTCCATGCGGATGTCCTCGACCACGTTGAGCAGGTTGGCCTCGAAGGCGTCACCCGCTGTGGCGTAGGTCGTGAAGTCAGTGAACTCGATATGGCCGGTCTCGTGAAACAGATAGCCCATCGCTTTCACTTCCAGTGTCTCGTCGCAGTCCAGCGGCAGATCGGGCAGCCGGATGACCCGGCCGTCCGTGCATGCGATATTGCCCCCGACGAAGACCTTCACACCCTGGCGACGGCCGAATGCCGCCGCCAGGATTGGAAGGGATCCGAAGATCCCTTGTACGCGCTTTCCCATGACTTCCTCCTTCGCTCGCTAGAGCATCGTGGCGGTAGCCAGTGGCGACACCTGCGCCGGCGGCGGAGGTGCAACGACCACCGCTTCCGGTTCGGGTTCGTGGAACAGGTCCGTTTGGGCCTCGTCCACCGTGATGACCCCCTCTTGCACCTGCAGGGAGCCGTGCGTGCGGACCTTGACCGGATCGGTCAGCAGTTCCAGCAGGCCACGCAACGCACTGGTGTGCGTCACGCTGAGCGTCGCGCACGTGCTGCCGATCGAGCCCAGCACCTCGCCGATCATCGACGCCACCGGTACCACCAGCGGATCGACCATTGCGAAGGAGCGGAGCTTGTTCGCCAGCACGCCGATCGAGGTCATGATGCGGCCCGAGACCTGGGCCTTGCCCTCGAACGTCTTCTTGAGGATGTCAGTGGCGTTGTCGGCCACGTCGTCCAGGATCGCTTCGAGCAGCGAGCCCCGCGCGATGCCCATGCCGTCGTTCAACGGATCGTCATCGGCGTCGGCCGCCGGCCGCATGCGGTACATCATGTGCCGGAACCGGTAGCGGCTCCGGATGTTCGCCGGCGTCGGCCGATCCCTCGTCAAGAGATTCTCCCAGCCCGGGTTGGACTGTTCCCATTCCTTGAACTTCTGCGGCAGCGCAGCTTCGAGGTTGTCCGCCTCCCGGACATAGGAGATGGCCAGCTGCTTCAGCACGTCGTCGAGTTTGCGCGCCGCCGCTTTCGGCACCGCCCAGCCTTTCAGCAGGGGGAAACCGACTTCGGCACAGGCTCGCTCGGCCCGTTTCTTCAGCGCGTTGAAAGGCGCTTTCAGTTTCGGATCGGCGTAGTGCTTCACGCCGGCACTGATGAGGTGCGCCGGTGGCATCTGGTCGGAAGGCAGGTCGCGGGTGCGCTCCACCTTGCTGGACAGCTCCGACGCTCGCACGTCCAGCTGCACCAGCACCACCGCGTCAAGCACGGTGGCAGGGTTGTAGTTGCTCATGTCGTTCTCCTGGTAGGAACCCCAGGGATCGACGCACCTCCCCCGTGGGGGCGATGCGCCCCCGTGGGGATGGTGATGAATTACAGCAGGATTGCCTCGGCGACCGCACCGGATCCGATCAATCCCGGACGGGCGACACCTGACTCCAGAACGAAGTCCCGGAGCTCCTCCGGCAGGGCCTGTGCAAGTTCGTAGAGCTGACGGTGGTCGACCGCCCTGGTGCCACCGGGAGTGGGATAGACCTCGAGTGCGAGTTCCGCCCACCCTTCGTGACACCAGATCAGCGCGAGGGCCACCAGCGGCGAGTCGGAGGCCGACACCGCCGATGCGTCCCGCGTGACGTCCAGCGCGATGCGCGTGCCCCGTGAATCGGAGACGTCCACCCTGCCGGCCGCGTATGAACCCACCAGGATGCCCGGAGGCATGGTGGATCCGGTCACGTGGTCGATGACATCGCCGGTGTGTTGGCGATGCACCACCACGTACAGGTAGGACTCCCGTCCGTCCAGCGCAGTTTCGTCGTCACGGTCGAACGTGAAGCCTTCGCCCACCAGCTTGTGCTGCTGGACGCGCGCCTCGAGCTCGACCGATCCTCCTTGGCACAGCTTGATGGGGATCCGGACCGGCCTCCCCTTGCTGCGCGTTGACTCGACCCGTCGCGTTACCGTGACGGCCTCCGGCTCGGTCGAGATGGTTGCTACCTCATCCAAGCCGCCGGGGTGGGCCAATCGGAAATGGCGCTTCATGTCAGTCCCCCGTGTTGGCGGTCACGAAGCGATCCACGCCGATGTGTTGCTGGATCATGCTGTGCAGCGACTCGGACACCGCCGCCGACGTGCCGTTGGCGAGGGCCAGGTCCATCGCGTAATGGATGGGCTGGTGACCCCTGCGCTCGATGCCCGCGAACTGTCCCGTCAGGCGAACCCAACGGACCAGCGTGCGGGTGGACATCGTCACGTCCAATCCGGTGCCGGCTTTGAAGCCCTCCCGGATCATGTTGGCGACGGCGATGAAGCCCTTCAGGACCTGTACGGACGTGCTCGGGAACTTCCGCTCGAGGAGCTTCAGTTCCGTGGGCTCGTCCATGTAGTCCACGACGACCTTGA encodes:
- a CDS encoding DUF7146 domain-containing protein gives rise to the protein MSNFKLEAREVASYARGRWDNIYASLAPTLGAAIAKKGRHVACPVHGGTNGFRLHKTADGGQGICNSCDAFVRNGERQWLDGFGILMWATGGSFPQVLEDVASIVAPHLLQSHGKAEHRRAAPPPPAPPARTREMEEQDRALVQRMRETWQKAIPLTDARARLAWRYLESRGLPVPGEMPGVWDSVRFLPSLFYRDDDRDDENDESGYFPAMVALLQNPQGGVRGVHRTYLARDGWGKAPVSYPKKLMGKPEIVSLAGCAIRLGPPGRVIGAAEGMETALAVGAFTGFSVWSTVNATLLRQFRPPEGTLGVHLFGDLDRSEEGQKAMSDEEGTLKGLGYQVRADLPPGPIPVGSKGVDWLNIYNQHGKEAIRFVESLQKAVSQRVVIPFHDASRRRAG
- a CDS encoding cobaltochelatase CobT-related protein encodes the protein MGKRVQGIFGSLPILAAAFGRRQGVKVFVGGNIACTDGRVIRLPDLPLDCDETLEVKAMGYLFHETGHIEFTDFTTYATAGDAFEANLLNVVEDIRMESMRNATYPGSAASLSKLVGVVAAEGDFGTEEMAKTAEPQNVLMMGVLTRLRSQYLGQPCDVAAAIWWPKLQALLGRAASIKLEALLGCVDDLDTTADALALARRIKTLVEEAAKDEPQEPSDPSQPGDPQQREGDASGQGGQPDAGGDQSARSNPDADAASSSDAQGSTGDAQAGPDRQALSQALGAGASDFVPTDLGKVLGASLEQEARKGVEAEARQLAKEGVRARPVTDPLAVSKRRAQGQGELQQVLGQSQQLRTRLAAAMEAQARAKVDYRRQGARLDGRVLHRLFTGDMRVFARKEVARKVNTAVQILLDRSGSMNGTPIEIARKATLATAVGISQIVGCKAAAAAFPAIEVLKEFDEAARGVAGRFDLSAAGGTPMGRAMIWAASQLVSRREERKLLVVITDGEPEDVPMVKRLAGKFAQSGVEVIGVGIGSGRQAVERLFPSAVGIDAVDELAGALFGVIHKKMRRVA
- a CDS encoding DUF3150 domain-containing protein, with protein sequence MSNYNPATVLDAVVLVQLDVRASELSSKVERTRDLPSDQMPPAHLISAGVKHYADPKLKAPFNALKKRAERACAEVGFPLLKGWAVPKAAARKLDDVLKQLAISYVREADNLEAALPQKFKEWEQSNPGWENLLTRDRPTPANIRSRYRFRHMMYRMRPAADADDDPLNDGMGIARGSLLEAILDDVADNATDILKKTFEGKAQVSGRIMTSIGVLANKLRSFAMVDPLVVPVASMIGEVLGSIGSTCATLSVTHTSALRGLLELLTDPVKVRTHGSLQVQEGVITVDEAQTDLFHEPEPEAVVVAPPPPAQVSPLATATML